The Sporosarcina luteola genome contains a region encoding:
- the rpoZ gene encoding DNA-directed RNA polymerase subunit omega — MLYPSVDSLKGKIDSKYTLVTLAAKRAREMQETKNMLLPSYTSYKNVGKALEEISAGALSKQVQDASIVYEDEV; from the coding sequence ATGTTATATCCATCAGTTGACTCGTTAAAGGGTAAAATCGATTCAAAATACACACTTGTGACACTTGCCGCTAAGCGTGCGCGTGAAATGCAGGAGACCAAGAATATGTTGCTGCCATCCTATACTTCATATAAGAATGTAGGGAAAGCTTTGGAAGAGATTTCCGCAGGCGCATTATCAAAACAAGTTCAAGACGCTTCCATTGTATACGAAGACGAAGTATGA
- the priA gene encoding primosomal protein N' gives MIAEVIVDVSAYPIDRPFDYAVPEHLETVIECGSRVKVPFGPRKVIGYVTGLKSESDLEEHKLKKIDELIDLDPVLSQELLGLAKKVARETLSYEIDALQVMLPAAMRAKYEKFISIERPDEIDDARVLSVLNGRTRIPLKQVTDSALLKLVKDYSEKGIVSVDTAISQQTGVKKVRVIHIGDSDTLSELLLTIHPNAKKQAELIRWMLNHAGKSIEAAKLMNESGIQNSVLKAVIEKGGATEAYVETYREPDAPKLQDTPMPLRLTEEQHTALEKVKVAADSGNAETFLLHGITGSGKTEVYLQAIKHVLDKGKEAIVLVPEISLTPQMTARFQERFGELVAVMHSGLSAGEKYDEWRKIHRREVKVVVGARSAIFAPFENIGIIILDEEHESTYKQEDTPRYHARDVAIWRSEYFGCPVILGSATPSLESYARASKGVYTLLELSKRAKNQPLPTVTVVDMREELKEGNRSMFSVQLAEAIRLRLEKKEQTVLFLNKRGFSSFVLCRDCGTVVQCPNCDISLTYHRANESLKCHYCGHEEPVPLVCPECESEHIRFFGTGTQKAEEEISKLFPEARVLRMDVDTTRQKGAHERILRQFSEGKADILLGTQMIAKGLDFPNITLVGVIAADTTLHLADFRAAEKTFQLMTQVSGRAGRHELAGEVFIQTYSPEHYAIELAKTQHYEPFYNLEMSARKQYGYPPFFFITLVQFSHEDLLKVADFAEKGTRYLKSSLSPDTVIIGPAAAAISRVNNRYRYQCLIKYKKEPKLIETLQQLIRMYRTNWMKEGLLMSVDVDPTSIF, from the coding sequence ATGATAGCTGAAGTCATCGTCGATGTATCGGCATATCCAATCGATCGTCCCTTTGACTACGCCGTGCCCGAACATCTGGAGACGGTGATTGAATGCGGGTCCCGTGTTAAAGTCCCATTCGGACCGAGGAAAGTGATCGGCTATGTCACCGGCCTGAAATCAGAAAGTGATCTCGAAGAGCATAAGTTGAAGAAGATTGACGAACTGATCGACTTGGATCCTGTTCTTTCTCAGGAGTTGTTGGGCTTGGCTAAAAAAGTGGCGAGAGAAACACTGTCCTATGAAATCGATGCGCTGCAAGTGATGCTGCCTGCAGCGATGCGTGCGAAATACGAAAAATTCATCAGTATCGAAAGACCAGATGAAATCGATGATGCAAGGGTTTTATCAGTACTGAATGGACGTACCCGCATTCCTTTGAAGCAGGTTACTGATTCCGCTCTATTGAAGTTGGTCAAAGATTATTCGGAAAAAGGAATCGTTTCCGTCGACACGGCGATTAGCCAGCAAACGGGAGTGAAAAAAGTACGTGTAATCCATATTGGGGATTCAGACACATTATCCGAATTACTGCTCACCATCCATCCGAATGCGAAGAAACAAGCAGAATTGATCAGGTGGATGTTAAATCATGCAGGGAAGTCGATTGAGGCTGCGAAACTGATGAATGAATCTGGCATCCAAAACTCGGTTCTCAAAGCCGTCATTGAAAAAGGCGGTGCTACAGAAGCGTATGTCGAAACGTATCGTGAGCCGGATGCCCCGAAGCTTCAGGATACGCCCATGCCCCTTCGGCTGACAGAGGAACAACACACGGCACTCGAGAAAGTGAAAGTGGCCGCAGATTCGGGTAATGCTGAAACATTCCTGTTGCATGGCATAACGGGAAGCGGAAAAACCGAAGTCTATTTACAAGCGATCAAACACGTACTGGATAAAGGGAAGGAAGCGATCGTCCTCGTTCCTGAGATTTCATTGACGCCTCAAATGACCGCCCGATTCCAAGAGCGGTTTGGCGAACTAGTTGCAGTCATGCATAGCGGGTTATCGGCAGGTGAGAAATATGATGAATGGAGAAAAATCCACCGACGGGAAGTGAAAGTTGTCGTCGGGGCAAGATCTGCGATTTTCGCTCCATTTGAAAACATAGGAATTATCATCCTGGATGAAGAGCACGAATCGACTTATAAACAGGAGGATACCCCGAGGTACCATGCAAGGGACGTTGCCATCTGGCGTTCAGAGTATTTCGGTTGCCCCGTCATCCTAGGCAGCGCGACACCCTCTCTCGAATCGTACGCCCGAGCATCGAAAGGTGTCTATACACTTTTGGAGTTGTCGAAGAGGGCGAAGAACCAACCATTACCAACCGTCACGGTCGTCGATATGAGGGAAGAATTGAAGGAAGGAAACAGGTCGATGTTTTCCGTACAATTGGCGGAGGCCATTCGACTTCGCTTGGAAAAGAAAGAGCAAACGGTCCTATTTCTCAATAAAAGAGGTTTCTCTTCATTCGTATTGTGCAGGGATTGCGGGACGGTCGTCCAATGCCCGAACTGCGATATCTCATTGACCTATCATCGTGCAAATGAAAGTCTGAAGTGTCATTATTGCGGTCATGAGGAACCAGTTCCGCTCGTTTGTCCGGAATGTGAAAGTGAGCATATACGGTTTTTCGGAACAGGCACACAAAAGGCCGAAGAAGAAATTTCAAAGCTATTCCCAGAAGCGCGAGTATTGCGGATGGATGTAGACACAACACGGCAAAAGGGAGCACACGAACGCATACTCCGCCAATTCAGCGAAGGGAAGGCGGATATTCTGCTTGGCACCCAAATGATTGCAAAAGGGCTCGATTTCCCGAATATTACCTTAGTCGGAGTGATTGCTGCGGATACGACTTTGCATTTGGCGGATTTCCGGGCAGCGGAAAAAACATTCCAATTGATGACGCAAGTTAGTGGACGAGCAGGTAGGCATGAATTGGCCGGTGAAGTATTCATTCAGACATATTCACCGGAACATTATGCGATTGAACTCGCAAAGACCCAACATTACGAACCGTTTTACAATCTGGAGATGTCGGCACGCAAACAATACGGGTATCCTCCTTTCTTTTTTATAACGCTTGTACAGTTTTCTCATGAGGATTTGTTAAAAGTGGCAGATTTCGCGGAAAAGGGGACGCGCTATTTGAAAAGTTCGTTGTCGCCTGATACCGTCATCATCGGACCTGCGGCAGCTGCAATTAGTCGTGTGAACAATAGATATCGGTACCAATGTTTGATAAAATACAAAAAAGAGCCGAAGTTAATTGAAACGCTCCAGCAATTGATCAGAATGTATCGGACGAACTGGATGAAGGAAGGTCTGCTTATGTCAGTGGATGTGGATCCGACTTCAATTTTTTAA
- the gmk gene encoding guanylate kinase — MYKQRGLLIVLSGPSGVGKGTVRKELFQQPDTNYEYSISMTTRSPREGEQDGVDYFFKSRNEFEQLINEGKLLEYAEYVGNYYGTPLDYVNETLDAGRDVFLEIEVVGAAQVRKLVPDGLFIFLAPPSLSELEDRLIGRGTEQADVIASRVLKAREELEMMNLYDYVVENDEVSKACDRINAIVTAEHCRRERVEKRYLLMLEGE, encoded by the coding sequence ATGTACAAACAACGTGGACTGTTGATTGTCCTGTCCGGACCATCCGGTGTCGGGAAAGGGACGGTCAGAAAAGAGCTATTTCAACAACCTGACACGAATTATGAATATTCGATATCGATGACGACGAGAAGCCCCCGAGAAGGCGAACAGGACGGCGTCGATTACTTTTTTAAATCACGCAATGAGTTCGAGCAATTGATAAACGAAGGGAAATTATTGGAGTACGCCGAGTATGTAGGCAATTATTACGGCACCCCTCTGGATTACGTGAATGAAACGCTTGACGCCGGAAGGGATGTATTCCTGGAAATTGAAGTTGTCGGTGCGGCACAAGTCCGTAAATTAGTTCCCGATGGATTATTCATTTTCCTTGCCCCACCGAGTCTGTCCGAGCTTGAAGATCGTTTGATCGGTAGAGGGACGGAACAGGCCGATGTCATTGCAAGCAGAGTATTGAAAGCGCGTGAAGAGCTTGAAATGATGAACTTGTATGACTATGTAGTTGAAAATGATGAAGTGTCGAAGGCATGCGATCGCATCAATGCCATCGTGACGGCTGAACATTGCCGACGGGAACGTGTTGAAAAAAGATACTTACTTATGTTGGAAGGGGAATAA
- the coaBC gene encoding bifunctional phosphopantothenoylcysteine decarboxylase/phosphopantothenate--cysteine ligase CoaBC: MLVTKKILVCVTGGIAVYKAVALVSKLTQAGAEVKVMMTASAMEFVTPLSFQVLSRNDVYFDTFDEKDSSVIAHIDLADWADLVIVAPATANVIGKLANGIADNMVTTTLLATTAEVWIAPAMNVHMYENKSVIRNIGQLHEDGYRFIEPSEGFLACGYVGKGRLEEPEKIVQLIKERFSQPENQPLAGKKVVVTAGPTRERIDPVRYISNFSSGKMGYALAEAAVSLGAETILVSGPVELPKPNGVQLINVESAAQMLDAVLTKFDDADMVIKSAAVADYRPKEQFTQKMKKQDGDSSIELERTTDILKTLGERKTGQVLVGFAAETNDAIEYGMKKLSTKNLDYIIVNDVTDPDGGFGNDTNVVTLLSRKGKTYPFEAMHKKELAQVLLRTILELESDVVNDS; this comes from the coding sequence CTGTTGGTAACTAAAAAAATACTTGTCTGTGTGACTGGTGGAATTGCCGTTTATAAGGCAGTCGCTCTTGTAAGCAAATTAACGCAAGCCGGGGCAGAAGTGAAAGTGATGATGACTGCTTCGGCAATGGAATTCGTGACACCGCTTTCTTTTCAGGTTTTGTCACGGAATGATGTTTACTTTGACACCTTTGATGAAAAAGACTCAAGTGTCATTGCTCACATCGATCTGGCTGATTGGGCCGATCTTGTCATAGTTGCGCCGGCAACTGCAAATGTAATCGGCAAACTCGCGAACGGAATTGCGGATAATATGGTCACGACAACCCTTCTCGCGACAACTGCGGAAGTTTGGATTGCTCCGGCGATGAATGTACATATGTATGAAAACAAGTCGGTCATCCGAAACATCGGACAGCTCCATGAGGACGGTTACCGTTTCATTGAACCTTCAGAAGGATTCTTAGCATGCGGCTATGTCGGTAAAGGCAGACTCGAGGAGCCTGAAAAAATTGTCCAACTGATCAAGGAGAGGTTTTCGCAACCTGAAAATCAGCCTCTTGCAGGGAAAAAGGTGGTTGTTACGGCGGGACCGACCCGGGAACGGATTGACCCTGTGCGTTACATTTCGAACTTTTCGAGCGGCAAGATGGGATATGCACTAGCGGAAGCTGCTGTGTCGTTAGGTGCTGAAACAATATTGGTTTCAGGTCCTGTTGAGTTGCCAAAGCCTAATGGCGTGCAGCTCATCAACGTGGAGAGTGCTGCACAAATGCTTGACGCTGTGTTAACTAAATTCGACGATGCAGATATGGTTATAAAATCGGCAGCAGTTGCAGATTATCGCCCAAAAGAGCAATTTACACAAAAGATGAAGAAGCAGGATGGCGATTCATCCATTGAACTCGAACGTACAACCGATATTCTCAAGACGCTCGGGGAAAGAAAAACGGGACAAGTACTTGTCGGATTTGCGGCAGAGACGAATGATGCAATCGAGTATGGCATGAAAAAGCTGTCCACTAAAAACTTGGACTATATCATTGTAAATGATGTGACAGATCCCGATGGCGGCTTCGGCAACGATACGAATGTTGTCACATTACTATCAAGAAAGGGGAAGACATATCCTTTCGAAGCAATGCATAAAAAAGAACTGGCACAAGTGCTCTTGAGGACGATTCTGGAATTGGAGAGTGACGTTGTAAATGATAGCTGA
- the fmt gene encoding methionyl-tRNA formyltransferase, giving the protein MTKIVFMGTPDFSVPVLTMLHEEGYDIIAVVTQPDRPVGRKRILTPPPVKEEALRLGLPVLQPEKLRTSEELAELIQMNPDLIVTAAYGQILPKTLLDAPRLGCINVHASLLPKYRGGAPIHQAVIDGETETGVTIMYMVEKLDAGDIISQITVPITEEDNTGILFEKLSVAGTKLLKNTLPSIIDGSNERIPQDEKYVSFAGNITREQERIDWSKDGTAIFNQIRGLYPWPGAYSVFQEENVKIWTADKSDITAEALPGTIIKLLKDKLIVKTGDETSIAITELQPAGKKRLSAEEFLNGIGAKWNEGDKFE; this is encoded by the coding sequence ATGACGAAAATCGTATTCATGGGGACTCCCGATTTTTCAGTTCCTGTCTTGACAATGCTACACGAGGAAGGGTACGACATCATTGCAGTTGTCACCCAGCCCGATCGGCCTGTCGGAAGAAAGAGGATATTAACACCTCCGCCTGTAAAGGAAGAGGCTCTTCGACTTGGCTTGCCGGTCTTGCAACCGGAAAAACTGAGAACATCCGAAGAACTTGCGGAGCTTATCCAGATGAATCCGGATCTGATCGTTACCGCTGCATATGGACAAATCCTGCCGAAAACCCTACTTGATGCCCCACGACTGGGTTGCATCAATGTCCATGCGTCATTATTGCCGAAATACCGGGGAGGCGCACCGATCCACCAAGCAGTCATCGATGGTGAGACCGAAACGGGAGTAACAATTATGTATATGGTTGAAAAGCTCGATGCGGGAGATATCATCTCACAGATAACTGTACCTATTACCGAAGAAGATAATACCGGCATCCTATTCGAGAAATTATCCGTAGCAGGCACAAAATTATTGAAAAATACATTGCCTTCCATCATAGACGGATCGAATGAACGGATTCCCCAAGATGAAAAATATGTTTCATTTGCAGGCAATATAACCCGTGAACAGGAAAGAATCGACTGGTCCAAAGACGGCACAGCTATTTTCAACCAAATCCGCGGACTCTATCCGTGGCCGGGTGCCTATTCCGTATTTCAAGAAGAGAACGTTAAAATTTGGACGGCAGACAAATCCGATATTACGGCTGAGGCCCTTCCTGGAACGATAATAAAATTGTTGAAGGACAAGCTTATCGTCAAAACAGGCGACGAAACATCCATTGCCATCACTGAATTGCAGCCTGCCGGGAAAAAACGGTTGTCGGCGGAAGAGTTCCTTAATGGCATAGGTGCCAAATGGAATGAAGGGGATAAATTTGAATGA
- the def gene encoding peptide deformylase, producing MAILEIVKSPSTMLTQRCKEVEKFDEKLAKLLDDMYDTMIDADGVGLAAPQVGELVRVAIVDMGEGDEVIEMVNPVVTAIGGSVVEVEGCLSFPGLYGEVERPFFVRVEAQERDGSLYELEAEDYEARAILHEIDHLDGVLFDSKITRIVDPEEFEEVDGEAETE from the coding sequence TTGGCAATACTTGAAATCGTTAAAAGCCCTTCAACAATGCTGACGCAGCGTTGTAAGGAAGTGGAGAAATTTGATGAAAAATTGGCAAAGCTGCTCGATGACATGTACGACACAATGATCGATGCAGATGGTGTAGGGCTCGCAGCTCCTCAAGTAGGGGAATTGGTCCGAGTCGCCATCGTCGATATGGGCGAAGGGGACGAAGTGATTGAAATGGTCAACCCTGTCGTCACTGCAATCGGAGGATCTGTCGTAGAAGTTGAGGGCTGCTTAAGCTTCCCGGGTCTATACGGTGAAGTGGAACGACCGTTTTTCGTTCGTGTAGAAGCACAGGAACGGGACGGTTCTTTGTACGAACTGGAAGCGGAAGACTACGAAGCGCGGGCGATCCTGCATGAAATAGATCATTTGGATGGCGTGTTATTCGATTCAAAAATAACAAGGATCGTGGACCCAGAGGAATTTGAAGAAGTAGATGGGGAGGCTGAAACCGAATGA